One Vigna unguiculata cultivar IT97K-499-35 chromosome 7, ASM411807v1, whole genome shotgun sequence genomic region harbors:
- the LOC114191758 gene encoding pantoate--beta-alanine ligase-like isoform X1 encodes MATTTPKLISDKNEMRNWSRSMRAQGKLIGFVPTMGFLHAGHLSLVSQARSLCDVVAVSIYVNPGQFAPSEDLSTYPSDFQGDLRKLAALPGGVDVVFHPRNLYDYGNNSGDVAGQGGGAAASCVGGDGSGHETWVRAEKLEVGLCGKSRPIFFRGVATIVTKLFNIVEPDVAVFGKKDYQQLRVIQRMVRDLDFFIKVIGAEITRESDGLAMSSRNVHLSPEERGKAISINKSLLKAKSAAEDGEVHCEKLRNLVIQCISEAGGRVDYAEIVDQNNLEKVEKIKGPVVFCVAAWFGKVRLIDNMEINLSIGV; translated from the exons ATGGCCACAACAACCCCAAAGTTGATCTCCGACAAGAACGAGATGCGAAACTGGTCTCGCTCCATGCGGGCCCAAGGCAAGCTAATTGGATTTGTTCCCACCATGGGCTTTCTCCACGCGGGCCACCTCTCTCTCGTCTCCCAGGCCCGCTCCCTCTGCGACGTCGTCGCCGTCTCCATCTACGTCAATCCGGGCCAGTTTGCGCCCTCCGAGGATCTCTCCACCTACCCCTCCGATTTCCAAGGCGACCTCCGCAAACTCGCTGCGCTGCCCGGTGGCGTCGACGTCGTCTTCCACCCTCGCAATCTGTATGATTATGGAAATAACAGTGGTGACGTGGCGGGTCAGGGAGGTGGCGCGGCGGCGTCTTGCGTTGGTGGTGATGGGTCGGGGCACGAGACTTGGGTGAGGGCTGAGAAGCTAGAAGTGGGATTGTGTGGAAAAAGTAGGCCCATTTTCTTCAGAGGGGTGGCTACTATTGTGACcaaattgttcaacattgtgGAGCCGGATGTGGCTGTGTTCGGGAAAAAAGATTATCAACAGTTGAGAGTTATTCAGAGGATG gTTCGAGATCTTGATTTTTTCATAAAAGTGATCGGTGCTGAAATAACACGTGAGAGTGATGGCCTGGCAATGAGTTCACGTAATGTGCACCTTTCACCTGAAGAGCGGGGAAAG gcaatatcaataaataaatctttGTTAAAAGCTAAATCTGCAGCAGAAGATGGTGAAGTGCATTGTGAGAAGTTGAGGAATTTGGTCATCCAGTGTATTTCTGAGGCCGGTGGAAGGGTTGATTATGCTGAG ATTGTTGATCAAAATAATTTGGAGAAAGTGGAAAAGATCAAGGGTCCTGTGGTCTTCTGTGTCGCTGCATGGTTTGGGAAAGTCAGACTTATAGACAACATGGAAATCAACTTGTCCATAGGTGTTTAG
- the LOC114191758 gene encoding pantoate--beta-alanine ligase-like isoform X2, whose protein sequence is MATTTPKLISDKNEMRNWSRSMRAQGKLIGFVPTMGFLHAGHLSLVSQARSLCDVVAVSIYVNPGQFAPSEDLSTYPSDFQGDLRKLAALPGGVDVVFHPRNLYDYGNNSGDVAGQGGGAAASCVGGDGSGHETWVRAEKLEVGLCGKSRPIFFRGVATIVTKLFNIVEPDVAVFGKKDYQQLRVIQRMVRDLDFFIKVIGAEITRESDGLAMSSRNVHLSPEERGKAISINKSLLKAKSAAEDGEVHCEKLRNLVIQCISEAGGRVDYAEILE, encoded by the exons ATGGCCACAACAACCCCAAAGTTGATCTCCGACAAGAACGAGATGCGAAACTGGTCTCGCTCCATGCGGGCCCAAGGCAAGCTAATTGGATTTGTTCCCACCATGGGCTTTCTCCACGCGGGCCACCTCTCTCTCGTCTCCCAGGCCCGCTCCCTCTGCGACGTCGTCGCCGTCTCCATCTACGTCAATCCGGGCCAGTTTGCGCCCTCCGAGGATCTCTCCACCTACCCCTCCGATTTCCAAGGCGACCTCCGCAAACTCGCTGCGCTGCCCGGTGGCGTCGACGTCGTCTTCCACCCTCGCAATCTGTATGATTATGGAAATAACAGTGGTGACGTGGCGGGTCAGGGAGGTGGCGCGGCGGCGTCTTGCGTTGGTGGTGATGGGTCGGGGCACGAGACTTGGGTGAGGGCTGAGAAGCTAGAAGTGGGATTGTGTGGAAAAAGTAGGCCCATTTTCTTCAGAGGGGTGGCTACTATTGTGACcaaattgttcaacattgtgGAGCCGGATGTGGCTGTGTTCGGGAAAAAAGATTATCAACAGTTGAGAGTTATTCAGAGGATG gTTCGAGATCTTGATTTTTTCATAAAAGTGATCGGTGCTGAAATAACACGTGAGAGTGATGGCCTGGCAATGAGTTCACGTAATGTGCACCTTTCACCTGAAGAGCGGGGAAAG gcaatatcaataaataaatctttGTTAAAAGCTAAATCTGCAGCAGAAGATGGTGAAGTGCATTGTGAGAAGTTGAGGAATTTGGTCATCCAGTGTATTTCTGAGGCCGGTGGAAGGGTTGATTATGCTGAG ATCCTTGAATGA